Proteins encoded by one window of Phenylobacterium soli:
- a CDS encoding tetratricopeptide repeat-containing sulfotransferase family protein: MSTSGSPLTEDEIELFNETLAAAQAGDLTKAFFLAGAGLHHGLSHPLFYKLRGLEHEQSGRPAEAEADFRTALEAAPGDFTVHDMLGLTLSEQGRLEEALGALDEALRLRGDYAPALVNRGWVLENLGDIAGARRDYRRAIEADKGSVRAHAGLALLAARAGQWADARQAAEATLAIARGDPGGRLALAMAALGEGDPAAAIAEAQGLLADPSLHPQEQGVAHTVIGDALDRQDKPAEAFAAYEQANATLRTLYAPRFEGAGGLAVVERLGRAFAAAKGADWSARPGASPAAGHAFVLGFPRSGTTLVGQVLDAHPQVTTLDELETLAQPGVEFMSDEDGLARLAAATPAELDGYRQAYWRRVADFGAEVEGKTFVDKLPMNTIGLPLIAKLFPAAKVLFVRRDPRDVVLSCFRRQFVVNGASWEFLTLEGTARFYDAVMRLARDYLATLPLDVHVLPYEQLVADVPTETGRLAAFLGLPQDAAMSAFAGAARAADIATPSAAQVAGGIFGEGVGQWRRYEAQLAPVMPILEPWIED; the protein is encoded by the coding sequence ATGTCCACGTCCGGATCCCCTCTCACCGAGGACGAGATCGAGCTGTTCAACGAGACTCTCGCCGCCGCCCAGGCGGGCGATCTCACCAAGGCCTTCTTCCTGGCCGGCGCCGGCCTGCACCACGGCCTCAGCCATCCGCTGTTCTACAAGCTGCGCGGGCTGGAGCACGAGCAGTCGGGCCGCCCCGCTGAGGCCGAGGCCGACTTCCGCACCGCCCTCGAGGCTGCGCCGGGCGACTTCACCGTCCACGACATGCTGGGCCTCACCCTGTCCGAGCAGGGCCGGCTGGAGGAAGCCCTCGGCGCGCTCGACGAGGCCCTGCGCCTGCGCGGCGACTACGCCCCGGCCCTGGTCAACCGCGGATGGGTCCTCGAGAACCTCGGCGACATCGCCGGCGCCCGACGCGACTACCGCCGCGCCATCGAGGCCGACAAGGGCTCGGTCCGCGCCCACGCGGGGCTGGCCCTGCTCGCCGCCCGCGCCGGCCAGTGGGCCGACGCGCGCCAGGCGGCCGAGGCGACCCTCGCCATCGCCCGCGGCGATCCCGGCGGCCGACTGGCCCTGGCCATGGCGGCCCTCGGCGAGGGCGACCCCGCCGCGGCCATCGCCGAAGCCCAGGGCCTGCTCGCCGATCCGAGCCTGCATCCGCAGGAACAGGGCGTGGCCCACACCGTGATCGGCGACGCCCTCGATCGCCAGGACAAGCCGGCCGAAGCCTTCGCCGCCTACGAACAGGCCAACGCCACCCTGCGCACGCTCTACGCCCCGCGCTTCGAAGGGGCCGGCGGGCTGGCCGTGGTCGAGCGCCTGGGGCGCGCCTTCGCCGCCGCCAAGGGTGCGGACTGGAGCGCCAGGCCGGGGGCCTCTCCGGCCGCCGGCCACGCCTTCGTCCTCGGCTTCCCGCGCTCGGGCACCACGCTGGTCGGCCAGGTGCTGGACGCGCACCCGCAGGTGACCACCCTCGACGAGCTCGAGACCCTCGCCCAGCCCGGCGTCGAGTTCATGTCCGACGAGGACGGCCTTGCCCGGCTGGCGGCGGCCACGCCGGCGGAGCTCGACGGCTACCGGCAAGCCTACTGGCGCCGGGTCGCCGACTTCGGCGCCGAGGTCGAAGGCAAGACCTTCGTCGACAAGCTGCCGATGAACACCATCGGCCTGCCGCTGATCGCCAAGCTGTTCCCCGCCGCCAAGGTGCTGTTCGTGCGCCGCGACCCGCGCGACGTGGTGCTGAGCTGCTTCCGCCGCCAGTTCGTCGTCAACGGCGCGAGCTGGGAGTTCCTGACGCTCGAGGGGACGGCGCGGTTCTACGACGCCGTCATGCGCCTGGCCCGCGATTACCTCGCGACCCTGCCGCTCGACGTCCACGTCCTTCCCTACGAGCAGCTCGTCGCCGACGTCCCGACCGAGACCGGCCGGCTCGCGGCCTTCCTCGGCCTGCCGCAGGATGCGGCCATGAGCGCGTTCGCCGGCGCCGCCCGGGCCGCCGACATCGCCACCCCCAGCGCCGCCCAGGTGGCCGGCGGGATCTTCGGCGAGGGCGTCGGCCAATGGCGCCGCTACGAGGCCCAGCTCGCCCCGGTCATGCCGATCCTGGAGCCCTGGATCGAGGACTAG
- a CDS encoding ABC transporter permease subunit → MSEVKGRSLWDDARRRLLANRAAMAGAALLAVLVVAALAGPALSPFAYDAVNKGDVWAPPLTHGHLLGADALGRDLLARLLMGLRVSLAIGLVATLVSLVIGVAWGAVAGFAGGRVDEAMMRMVDVLYSLPFIFFVILLMVTFGSNVILIFVAIGAVEWLTMSRIVRGQTLSLKQREFVEAARAAGLTPAGIVLRHIVPNLLGPVVVYVTLTIPAVILAESFLSFLGLGVQPPMASLGTLIATGAEDMELAPWLLVFPSGLMVAALMSFNFIGDGLRDAIDPKDR, encoded by the coding sequence GTGAGCGAGGTGAAGGGGCGCAGCCTGTGGGACGACGCGCGCCGGCGGCTGCTGGCGAACCGCGCGGCCATGGCCGGCGCGGCGCTGCTGGCGGTGCTGGTGGTCGCGGCCCTGGCCGGACCGGCGCTCAGCCCCTTCGCCTACGACGCGGTGAACAAGGGCGACGTCTGGGCGCCGCCCCTGACCCACGGCCACCTGCTCGGCGCCGACGCCCTGGGACGCGACCTCCTGGCCCGGCTCCTGATGGGGCTTCGGGTGTCGCTGGCGATCGGGCTGGTGGCGACCCTGGTGTCGCTGGTCATCGGCGTCGCCTGGGGTGCGGTGGCGGGCTTCGCCGGCGGGCGCGTGGACGAGGCGATGATGCGGATGGTCGACGTGCTCTATTCCCTGCCGTTCATCTTCTTCGTCATCCTCCTGATGGTGACCTTCGGCTCCAACGTGATCCTGATCTTCGTGGCGATCGGAGCGGTGGAGTGGCTGACCATGAGCCGCATCGTGCGCGGCCAGACCCTCTCGCTGAAGCAGCGCGAGTTCGTCGAGGCGGCGCGGGCGGCCGGCCTCACGCCCGCCGGCATCGTCCTGCGCCACATCGTGCCCAACCTCCTGGGGCCGGTGGTGGTCTATGTGACCCTGACTATCCCGGCGGTGATCCTGGCGGAGAGCTTCCTGAGTTTCCTCGGCCTGGGGGTGCAGCCGCCGATGGCGTCCCTCGGCACATTGATCGCCACCGGGGCCGAGGACATGGAGCTGGCGCCCTGGCTGCTGGTTTTCCCGTCAGGGTTGATGGTGGCGGCGCTGATGAGTTTCAACTTCATCGGCGACGGCCTGAGGGACGCGATCGATCCCAAGGACCGATAG
- a CDS encoding ABC transporter permease, whose translation MLRFIGRRLLVAIPTLFAVVTLAFFMMRAAPGGPFDTDRKLAPAIERNVREKYGMNRPLAVQYADYLAGVARGDLGPSLKYKDKSVGQILRENAPVSLRLGLSAIVLALAAGMSLGVIAALRQNGAADYGVMALAILGVCVPTFVTAPLLILLFASKLGWLPVAGWNGGAVANMVLPVVVLALPQMAIISRLTRAGMIEALRSNYVRTARAKGLPAHRIVTRHALRAAILPLVSYLGPACAGLLTGSLVVEKIFNLPGLGKFFVISALQRDYTVVMGMVIVYAGLILVLNLAADVLQAVLDPRVRLS comes from the coding sequence ATGCTCCGCTTCATCGGCCGGCGCCTGCTGGTGGCGATCCCGACCCTGTTCGCGGTGGTGACGCTGGCCTTCTTCATGATGCGGGCCGCGCCCGGCGGGCCGTTCGACACCGACCGCAAGCTCGCCCCGGCCATCGAGCGGAACGTCCGCGAGAAGTACGGGATGAACAGGCCGCTGGCCGTGCAGTACGCCGACTATCTGGCCGGGGTGGCGCGCGGCGACCTCGGCCCGTCGCTGAAGTACAAGGACAAGTCGGTCGGCCAGATCCTCAGGGAGAACGCGCCGGTGAGCCTGCGGCTCGGGCTGTCGGCCATCGTGCTGGCGCTGGCGGCCGGGATGAGCCTCGGGGTGATCGCGGCCCTGCGGCAGAACGGGGCGGCGGACTACGGGGTGATGGCGCTGGCCATCCTCGGGGTCTGCGTGCCGACCTTCGTGACCGCGCCGCTGCTGATCCTTCTCTTCGCCTCCAAGCTCGGCTGGCTGCCGGTGGCGGGCTGGAACGGCGGAGCCGTGGCCAACATGGTGCTGCCGGTGGTGGTGCTGGCCCTGCCGCAGATGGCGATCATCTCGCGCCTGACCCGGGCCGGGATGATCGAGGCGCTGCGCTCCAACTATGTGCGCACGGCGCGCGCCAAGGGCCTGCCGGCGCACCGCATCGTCACGCGCCACGCCCTGCGCGCTGCGATCCTGCCGCTGGTGAGCTACCTCGGGCCGGCCTGCGCGGGCCTGCTCACCGGGTCCCTGGTGGTCGAGAAGATCTTCAACCTGCCGGGGCTCGGGAAGTTCTTCGTCATCTCCGCCCTGCAGCGCGACTACACGGTCGTGATGGGGATGGTGATCGTCTACGCGGGCCTGATCCTGGTCCTGAACCTCGCGGCCGACGTGCTGCAGGCCGTGCTCGATCCCAGGGTGCGACTGTCGTGA
- a CDS encoding MBL fold metallo-hydrolase: MGIPYVRQLDFAYGRCDQVSPLIRRVICNNPGPFTFLGTGTYIVGRDEVAVIDPGPDDAAHLEAILAAIPGERVSAIVITHHHSDHSPLAGPLKARTGAPIYGCAVAHAQGDDAEVKMEAGHDLDFAPDVSLCQGGKVEGPGWTLEAIPTPGHTSNHLCFALPEENACFTGDHIMGWSTTVITPPDGDMTDYLASLARIRERGFSTLWPTHGPPVTEPGPFIDAYIEHRQERIDQVLAALKAGPATIGDLVPRLYADVDARLHPAAARSMLAAMIHLVRERRLVTDGAPGPLSIYRLV, encoded by the coding sequence ATGGGCATCCCCTACGTCCGCCAGCTCGACTTCGCCTATGGCCGCTGCGACCAGGTCTCGCCGCTGATCCGGCGGGTGATCTGCAACAACCCCGGCCCCTTCACCTTCCTCGGCACCGGCACCTACATCGTCGGTCGCGACGAGGTGGCGGTGATCGATCCCGGCCCCGACGACGCCGCCCATCTGGAGGCGATCCTCGCCGCCATCCCGGGCGAGCGGGTCAGCGCCATCGTCATCACCCACCACCATTCCGACCACTCGCCCCTGGCCGGCCCGCTGAAGGCCCGCACCGGCGCGCCGATCTACGGCTGCGCGGTCGCCCACGCCCAGGGCGACGACGCCGAGGTGAAGATGGAGGCCGGTCACGACCTCGACTTCGCGCCCGACGTCAGCCTCTGCCAGGGTGGCAAGGTGGAGGGACCCGGCTGGACGCTGGAGGCGATCCCGACGCCGGGCCACACCTCGAACCACCTGTGTTTCGCCCTGCCGGAAGAGAACGCCTGCTTCACCGGCGACCACATCATGGGCTGGTCGACCACGGTCATCACCCCGCCGGACGGGGACATGACCGACTATCTGGCGAGCCTCGCCCGCATCCGTGAGCGCGGCTTCTCGACCCTGTGGCCGACCCACGGCCCGCCGGTCACCGAGCCGGGCCCGTTCATCGACGCCTATATCGAGCACCGCCAGGAGCGGATCGACCAGGTGCTGGCGGCCCTGAAGGCCGGCCCCGCGACGATCGGCGACCTCGTCCCGCGGCTCTATGCCGACGTCGACGCCCGCCTGCACCCGGCGGCCGCCCGCTCCATGCTGGCGGCCATGATCCACCTCGTCCGCGAACGCCGCCTCGTCACCGACGGCGCGCCCGGACCGCTGTCGATCTACCGCCTGGTCTGA
- a CDS encoding TonB-dependent receptor domain-containing protein — translation MKITATRERLLASSMICGVALLGVSATQAAAQTASGGSQVSEIVVTGSRIPQPNLTSASPVTVVGAQDIKLQGVTRTEDLINSLPQVVAAQGAGVSNGSQGIATVDLRGLGPARTLVLIDGRRVVPGDPRNPVTDLNFIPSPLVERVDVLTGGASAVYGSDAVSGVVNFIMMKNFEGVRLDAEVGEYQHNNDDSFIQGVNKTRGYTAPNGSVWDGRQTTFTAVMGINSSDGKGNATVYAGYRSVKAILQAARDYSFCSLQERAPPTNIRCGGSGTTPAAHFFSNDLANASLPYEFTVDTAGPGNTVKAGSDLFNFAPFNYYQRPDEQYTAGAFAHYEFSSKLDAYAQIMFMDDHTRAQIAPSGIFGQTFNISCSSPLLSAQEVQTFCTNAGLTAADSASLAILKRNTEGGNRIDDLRHTDYRIVVGAKGDLSDNWSYDAYGQFGRAILNEHYLNDFSLRRLTNALNVTTDASGAMICADASARAEGCVPYNIFKVGGVTPAALGYVSTPGFQEGATEETVVNASVTGKIPALKSPYATDPIGVAGGVEYRREALDLSVDAEFQSGDLTGQGGPTPPVGGSFDVYELFGEARIPLAQDMPFAKDLSLDMTYRYSDYSSSAGTTNTYGISADWKPIDDLRFRASYQRAVRAPNVVELFTPAAVGLGLSNDPCAGSAPKATQAQCLRTGLTAAQYGHIPSNPAQQYNSLAGGNTNLKPEEADTYSVGVVLTPTFLPGFTFSVDYFDIKVNDYINGRDPNLVLTSCLQTGDPTNCALVHRAPGTGSLWLGQAGYVEGINTNLGYLQTKGVDVEATYRTDLGRFGLDNWGGVNVNFNGTYLDERVTNPLIKITDASGKVYSSYDCAGLYGATTCAQPRPQWRHRMRVTWNTPVDGLQISGAWRYIGSVKAKQTSSNPFLSGTVYSFDQKLAAQSYFDLAGTWHMKDHYTFRVGVNNVFDKQPPLVGSVIGGNSIYFNGNTYPTVYDALGRFAFASITAEF, via the coding sequence TTGAAAATCACGGCAACTCGGGAGCGCCTGCTGGCGTCTTCGATGATCTGCGGCGTCGCCCTGCTGGGCGTGTCCGCGACGCAAGCTGCGGCCCAGACCGCCAGCGGCGGCAGCCAAGTCAGCGAAATCGTCGTCACCGGCTCGCGCATCCCGCAGCCGAACCTGACCAGCGCCAGCCCGGTCACGGTCGTCGGCGCCCAGGACATCAAGCTCCAGGGCGTGACCCGTACGGAAGACCTGATCAACAGCCTGCCGCAGGTCGTCGCCGCCCAAGGCGCCGGCGTGTCGAACGGCTCGCAGGGCATCGCGACGGTCGACCTTCGCGGCCTCGGCCCGGCCCGTACCCTGGTCCTGATCGACGGCCGCCGCGTCGTCCCCGGCGACCCGCGTAACCCCGTCACCGACCTGAACTTCATCCCGTCGCCGCTCGTCGAGCGCGTCGACGTCCTGACCGGCGGCGCCTCGGCCGTGTACGGTTCGGACGCCGTCTCGGGCGTCGTGAACTTCATCATGATGAAGAACTTCGAAGGCGTCCGCCTCGACGCGGAAGTCGGCGAGTACCAGCACAACAACGACGACAGCTTCATCCAGGGCGTCAACAAGACCCGCGGCTACACCGCGCCTAACGGCAGCGTGTGGGACGGCCGTCAGACCACCTTCACGGCGGTCATGGGCATCAACAGCTCGGACGGCAAGGGCAACGCCACCGTCTACGCCGGCTACCGCTCGGTGAAGGCGATCCTGCAAGCGGCCCGCGACTACAGCTTCTGCTCGCTGCAAGAGCGCGCTCCGCCGACCAACATCCGCTGCGGCGGCTCGGGCACGACCCCGGCGGCCCACTTCTTCTCCAACGACCTGGCCAACGCCAGCCTGCCGTACGAGTTCACGGTGGACACGGCCGGCCCGGGCAACACGGTGAAGGCCGGCAGCGACCTCTTCAACTTCGCGCCGTTCAACTACTACCAGCGTCCGGACGAGCAATACACGGCCGGCGCCTTCGCCCACTACGAGTTCAGCTCCAAGCTGGATGCGTATGCGCAGATCATGTTCATGGATGACCACACCCGTGCGCAGATCGCGCCGTCGGGCATCTTCGGTCAGACCTTCAACATCTCCTGCTCGAGCCCGCTGCTCTCGGCCCAGGAAGTGCAGACCTTCTGCACCAACGCCGGCCTGACCGCCGCCGACTCGGCCTCGCTCGCCATCCTGAAGCGGAACACCGAAGGCGGTAACCGCATCGACGACCTGCGCCACACCGACTACCGCATCGTGGTCGGCGCCAAGGGCGACCTGAGCGACAACTGGAGCTATGACGCGTATGGCCAGTTCGGCCGCGCCATCCTCAACGAGCACTACCTCAACGACTTCTCGCTGCGCCGCCTGACCAACGCCCTGAACGTCACCACCGACGCTTCGGGCGCGATGATCTGCGCCGACGCCTCGGCCCGCGCCGAGGGCTGCGTGCCCTACAACATCTTCAAGGTGGGCGGCGTCACGCCGGCGGCCCTGGGCTACGTCTCCACTCCGGGCTTCCAAGAGGGCGCCACGGAAGAGACCGTGGTCAACGCCTCGGTGACCGGCAAGATTCCGGCCCTGAAGAGCCCCTACGCCACCGACCCGATCGGTGTCGCGGGCGGTGTGGAATACCGTCGTGAAGCCCTCGACCTGTCGGTCGACGCCGAGTTCCAGTCCGGTGACCTCACCGGCCAGGGCGGCCCGACCCCGCCGGTGGGCGGCAGCTTCGACGTGTACGAACTGTTCGGCGAAGCCCGGATCCCCCTCGCGCAGGACATGCCCTTCGCGAAGGACCTGAGCCTCGACATGACCTACCGCTACTCGGACTACTCGAGCTCGGCGGGCACGACGAACACCTACGGTATCTCCGCGGACTGGAAGCCGATCGACGACCTCCGCTTCCGCGCCAGCTACCAGCGCGCCGTCCGTGCGCCGAACGTGGTCGAGCTGTTCACCCCGGCCGCCGTTGGCCTGGGCCTCAGCAACGACCCGTGTGCCGGCTCCGCGCCGAAGGCGACCCAAGCCCAGTGCCTCCGCACCGGTCTGACCGCCGCCCAGTACGGCCACATCCCGTCCAACCCGGCCCAGCAGTACAACTCGCTGGCCGGCGGCAACACCAACCTGAAGCCGGAAGAAGCCGACACCTACTCCGTGGGCGTGGTGCTGACCCCGACCTTCCTGCCGGGCTTCACCTTCTCGGTCGACTACTTCGACATCAAGGTGAACGACTACATCAACGGTCGTGACCCGAACCTGGTGCTGACGTCGTGCCTGCAGACGGGCGACCCGACCAACTGCGCCCTCGTGCACCGCGCGCCGGGCACCGGTTCGCTGTGGCTCGGCCAGGCCGGCTACGTCGAAGGCATCAACACGAACCTGGGCTACCTGCAGACCAAGGGCGTGGACGTCGAGGCGACCTACCGCACCGACCTGGGCCGCTTCGGCCTGGACAACTGGGGTGGCGTCAACGTCAACTTCAACGGCACCTATCTCGACGAGCGCGTGACCAACCCGCTCATCAAGATCACGGACGCCTCGGGCAAGGTCTACTCTTCGTATGACTGCGCCGGCCTCTACGGCGCCACGACCTGCGCCCAGCCCCGTCCGCAGTGGCGTCACCGCATGCGCGTGACGTGGAACACGCCGGTCGACGGCCTGCAGATCTCGGGCGCCTGGCGCTACATCGGCAGCGTCAAGGCCAAGCAGACGTCGAGCAACCCGTTCCTGTCGGGCACGGTCTACTCGTTCGATCAGAAGCTGGCGGCCCAGTCGTACTTCGACCTGGCCGGCACCTGGCACATGAAGGACCACTACACCTTCCGTGTCGGCGTCAATAACGTGTTCGACAAGCAACCGCCGCTCGTGGGTTCCGTGATCGGTGGCAACTCGATCTACTTCAACGGCAACACCTATCCGACGGTGTACGACGCTCTCGGCCGCTTCGCGTTCGCGAGCATCACCGCCGAGTTCTAA
- a CDS encoding TIGR01244 family sulfur transferase, which produces MTDFRRVTDDISVSPQIAVADVEAAAAAGFKTIINNRPDGEDPSQPSGHEIEAAARAAGLAYFHVPVRGGPTPEQVETMGRIFAEAQHPVLAFCRSGTRSIVTWSLSQALSGGHSRDELIALGHGAGYDLSGPLGG; this is translated from the coding sequence ATGACCGATTTCCGACGCGTCACCGACGACATTTCCGTCAGCCCCCAGATCGCCGTGGCCGACGTCGAGGCCGCCGCCGCGGCCGGCTTCAAGACGATCATCAACAACCGCCCCGACGGCGAGGACCCCTCGCAGCCGTCGGGCCACGAGATCGAGGCCGCCGCCCGCGCCGCGGGGCTCGCCTATTTCCACGTGCCGGTGCGCGGCGGGCCGACGCCCGAGCAGGTCGAGACCATGGGGCGGATCTTCGCCGAGGCGCAGCACCCGGTGCTGGCCTTCTGCCGCTCGGGGACGCGCTCCATCGTCACCTGGTCGCTCTCCCAGGCGCTCTCCGGCGGCCACAGCCGCGATGAGCTGATCGCCCTCGGCCACGGCGCCGGCTACGATCTCTCCGGCCCGCTCGGCGGCTGA
- a CDS encoding 2OG-Fe(II) oxygenase family protein, whose product MTTAGASLQSLTDQADALKAAGRLGEAAQAYARAAAQYPRSAVAEHNLAATLGDLARYGEAEARARAAFAKGLDAPETWMVLARALQGQRRFDESEAAFAEALRRRPAMAEAHRELAQLIWMRTGDIGVATRALDRAIAGEPQNPVLRLVKAKALEFAGDEAGSYRVLREAAAGRDDYVLEAMAADAAARIGEAEVGLAHADRALRLAPGERLTQTTFAQACLAAGRPEAALAALIDLRRQAPQDQHVIALLATAWRMLDDPRYRALYDYDAFVGQERLATPDGWPDLEAYLADLASALLEVHAFWTHPFDQSLRGGSQAPDILNEEHPAIRAFPAALGPAVARHLQRLGQGPDPVRSRNTGRWAFQGAWSVRLRPNGFHANHVHPQGWLSSACYVALPKAVEGAGREGWLKFGEPGIPTRPVLEPEHFVKPEPGLLALFPSYMWHGTVPFGGEEPRLTIAFDLAPA is encoded by the coding sequence ATGACCACAGCCGGCGCATCCCTTCAATCCCTCACCGATCAGGCGGACGCCCTGAAGGCGGCGGGACGGCTGGGCGAGGCGGCGCAGGCCTATGCCCGGGCCGCCGCGCAATATCCGCGCAGCGCCGTGGCCGAGCACAATCTGGCCGCCACGCTCGGGGATCTGGCCCGCTACGGCGAGGCCGAGGCGCGCGCCCGGGCGGCCTTCGCCAAGGGGCTCGATGCGCCGGAGACCTGGATGGTCCTGGCCCGCGCCCTGCAAGGCCAGCGGCGGTTCGACGAGAGCGAGGCCGCGTTCGCGGAGGCCCTGCGCCGGCGTCCAGCGATGGCCGAGGCCCATCGGGAGCTGGCGCAGCTGATCTGGATGCGCACCGGCGACATCGGCGTCGCCACGCGGGCGCTCGATCGGGCCATCGCCGGCGAGCCGCAGAACCCGGTGTTGCGGCTGGTGAAGGCCAAGGCGCTGGAGTTCGCCGGCGACGAGGCGGGCTCCTACCGCGTGCTGCGCGAGGCCGCGGCCGGGCGCGACGACTATGTCCTGGAAGCCATGGCCGCCGACGCGGCGGCGCGGATCGGCGAGGCGGAGGTCGGCCTCGCCCATGCCGACCGGGCGCTGCGCCTGGCGCCCGGCGAGCGGCTGACCCAGACCACCTTCGCCCAGGCCTGCCTGGCGGCGGGACGGCCGGAGGCGGCGCTCGCGGCGCTGATCGACCTGCGACGGCAAGCGCCCCAGGACCAGCATGTCATCGCCCTCCTGGCCACCGCCTGGCGGATGCTGGACGATCCCCGCTACCGCGCCCTCTACGACTACGACGCCTTCGTCGGCCAGGAGCGGCTGGCGACGCCCGACGGCTGGCCGGACCTCGAGGCCTATCTCGCCGATCTCGCCTCGGCGCTGCTGGAGGTCCATGCGTTCTGGACCCATCCGTTCGACCAGTCGCTGCGCGGCGGCAGCCAGGCGCCGGACATCCTCAATGAGGAACATCCGGCGATCCGCGCCTTCCCGGCGGCGCTGGGGCCGGCGGTCGCGCGGCATCTTCAGAGGCTCGGCCAAGGGCCCGATCCGGTGCGGTCGCGCAACACCGGCCGCTGGGCCTTCCAGGGCGCCTGGTCGGTGCGGCTACGGCCCAACGGCTTCCACGCCAACCACGTCCATCCGCAGGGCTGGCTGTCGTCGGCCTGCTACGTCGCCCTGCCGAAGGCGGTGGAAGGCGCCGGCCGCGAGGGCTGGCTGAAATTCGGGGAGCCGGGGATCCCGACGCGTCCGGTGCTGGAGCCGGAGCACTTCGTGAAGCCGGAGCCGGGACTGCTGGCGCTGTTCCCGTCCTACATGTGGCACGGCACCGTGCCGTTCGGCGGGGAGGAACCGCGCCTGACGATCGCCTTCGATCTGGCGCCGGCCTAG
- a CDS encoding SDR family oxidoreductase — MSAFKDNLLAGKTAFVAGGTSGINLGIAKRYAELGAKVAVAGRNPEKAAAAAASIGPDALGLSCDVRDYGQIRAALEEATGKLGKLDIVVSGAAGNFVAPALGMSANGFRTVVDIDLNGTFNVFRACYDLLNIPGASLIAITAGQAVNPAMMQAHVCAAKAGINQLIRVLAMEWGPAGVRVNGISPGPIRGTEGMARLSPTPEADAALNARIPLRRMGEVEEVAESAVFLVSESAKYVTGTILDCDGGSQLGDARDRTGAQGLQAG; from the coding sequence ATGAGCGCTTTCAAGGACAACCTGCTGGCCGGCAAGACGGCGTTCGTGGCCGGCGGCACCAGCGGCATCAACCTCGGCATCGCCAAGCGCTACGCCGAGCTCGGCGCCAAGGTCGCCGTCGCCGGCCGCAATCCGGAGAAGGCCGCCGCCGCGGCCGCCAGCATCGGCCCCGACGCCCTCGGCCTCTCCTGCGACGTGCGCGACTACGGCCAGATCCGCGCCGCCCTCGAGGAAGCCACCGGCAAGCTCGGCAAGCTCGACATCGTCGTCTCCGGCGCGGCCGGCAACTTCGTCGCCCCGGCGCTGGGCATGTCGGCCAACGGCTTCCGCACCGTGGTCGACATCGACCTCAACGGCACCTTCAACGTCTTCCGCGCCTGCTACGACCTGCTCAACATCCCCGGCGCCTCGCTGATCGCCATCACCGCCGGCCAGGCGGTGAACCCGGCGATGATGCAGGCCCACGTCTGCGCGGCGAAGGCGGGCATCAACCAGCTGATCCGCGTCCTCGCCATGGAATGGGGTCCGGCCGGCGTCCGGGTGAACGGCATCTCGCCGGGGCCGATCCGCGGCACCGAGGGCATGGCCCGCCTGTCGCCGACGCCGGAGGCCGACGCCGCGCTCAACGCCCGCATCCCGCTGCGCCGCATGGGCGAGGTGGAGGAAGTGGCCGAGAGCGCCGTCTTCCTGGTCTCGGAGTCGGCCAAGTACGTGACCGGCACGATCCTCGACTGCGACGGCGGCTCCCAGCTCGGCGACGCCCGCGACCGCACGGGCGCCCAGGGCCTGCAGGCCGGCTAA